In Lycium barbarum isolate Lr01 chromosome 9, ASM1917538v2, whole genome shotgun sequence, the DNA window GTAGACTATTTAATTTATGGCAATATATGGCCGGTTTCAAGTTGGATTTGTTACTTTTGACTCAAGTGTTCTCGTTATATTTGATAATTAATGAAGAAATATATTTGAATTCTCCATTTATCAACCATTAAAAAGAAACTGGGTTTCTTAATTGTGCTGATAGTGAATTGTTTTGTACTTTGATATGTGTATGTACTCTGAGATGTGTATGTATAGGATCTGACTTTTAGTTCTGCGCGTTTATCTAAGATTGCGGTGCTTATTTTAGCTGTTTGTGATTATTGAATTTGAATCCTCTTTGTCCTCCTGGATTACAAGCTCACGGTTGACATTATAGGATGTGAAATCGCAGCACTTGAATTTTAGGGAATAAATATGTGGATATTGGTTTAATTTTGTATATTCCTGAGTGCATCTGTATTTGCAGTTTCAGCATACCCCGCAGCATCTTGTGAGATTGCTGCAAATCATAGTAGATGGGTCTTGCGACATGGCAGTCCGACAGGTGGCTAGCATTCATTTTAAGAACTTCGTTGCAAAGAACTGGTGCCCTCATGATCCTGGTAATGaccttattatatatatatatatatacccccaCAAACGAGAAAAGAGGAAAAAGACAGATTTTCTATATGGAATAAATTGTCAAAATGTATACTTCATGATATTTTCATTAGTGGTTGGATAAATTTGGTATTTACGGAGAAATTCGTGTTGATGTAGCTGAGCAATCAAAAATTATGCCAAGTGACAAGGAATTGGTGAGGCAAAATATTCTCATATTTATTGCGCAAGTTCCTTCATTGCTGAGGTATGATTTCTTATCTGTACATATTGTAATGTGTTTCGAATGGAAATCCTATTTGATAAAACAAATTGTTGATAATCATTTTCTTTTACTACTTTTTAACACTGGACTCTCATATAAGTAGACAATTTTGTTATTGTGAACAGGGTACAGTTGGGGGAATGCCTTAAGACAATGATACATGCAGACTACCCGGAGCAGTGGCCAACACTTCTGCCCTGGGTAAAGCATAATCTGCAGGATCAGCAAGTTTATGGTGCTTTGTTTGTTCTGAGAATTCTCTCTAGGaaatatgagtaagttgttgatTTAGAATGATGCTTTTCTTGACAAGCTCTATTTTCTTCGTTTTGGCTACTCCAGAAATTGTTTCTATGCGTTGTGCTTTACGTTCGTCTGCTGATTCATGACCAGTGAATTTTGCGCTACAGGAAATGCTTTTCATGTacttgaactcttgagtttgtaCTTCAGGAATAATGTCTGTTTTCAACACCAAAAAGGATATAATGCATAGAGGTATTTTTATGCATGTTAATGCATCTgcaaaaaggtccaaaaataaaACATAACATGCATCAAAATAATTACTTGTTGCTCTTATAACACACCATGATAATTTACCTGCGCTCTCGTGAAAACGTTATTAGTTGTGGCCGCAGACTGTCTTTATAAAACAGACCTTTAGGTTTTGAGTATAATGAGTGTGTCAATGGTTCACATTTTTCAATGCCTTAAAACTCTTTTACGAAATTAAAACACGGCCGCATACTGTCTTAATAAAACAGGCCTTTAGGTTTTGAGTATAATGAGTGTGTAAAACACGGTGTGAGAGATTGAGAGCTCATCCAACATCTTTTTCCCCTTTTGATCGTGCCGTGGGGGGGCTTATCTTTGCAGGCACTTTATATTCCCCAAGTTCTACATGTGTATTTATTATATAGTGTCCCCCGTCCCAGGGCTTTGGTTTAGTGGTAAGATTGTAACATGTCATGGGTGGGTTAGCCACAGATTACGGGTCTGACACTCTGCATACAAAAGCCTGGTATTTAAGTGGAAAAAAGTAGAGGAGTAGGTCCATTATCCACCGAGTTTCAAACCATGCGCCACTGGTCCTTGGGGATTTCTGGGTATTAAAAAATGTATTATATAGTGTCTCTGAGTTCTCAGCATTTGGATGAACAGTAGTAAAGTGCAGGGATATCCTTCCATCTGTGTTGCGATGAAGAAACACTGTTGAATGGCTTTGTTATCTATGAAACTTCATTCTTCTGCCTTAGATCACCTGGATGGTGAAACTCCATTATAACTTCTTCTGTGTGCTCATGTCTTTTCTCTATTACCAGATTCAAATCAGACGAGGAGAGAACACCTGTTTATCACGTTGTTGAGGAAACTTTTCCGAGTCTTCTCAACATATTTAACAGACTTGTTCAGATAACAAATCCGTCAATTGAAGTAGCAGACTTGATCAAGCTTATTTGCAAAATATTCTGGTCGTCCatatatgtatgttttctttgAACGTTTTTATTTTGGTTATCTTATAAGGTTACATGTCCCGATGAGGGTTGTTGTTTCTAATTATTTAGCTAAACCCTTTAAAGAAGTGTTTGGTGTGCCTAGCAAGTTTCTGCCTGTTTGCCTTCTTGTCTTCTGTTAGTATTTTCAAATATTCTTGATCTGGCAAATAATTCATAGAATTGACCAGGATAATGAAAGCTGTCCCCCCTGATCTTCAGTTTCAATGCTGATAATATAactccttaaaaaaaagaaaaagaaaaaatctgATCACACAACTGAATTTGTTTATGCAACTCCTTACCTTTTCCATGTCGAAACTCCTTTCCAGTTGGAGATTCCGAAGCAGTTGTTTGATCCAAGTGTGTTCAATGCCTGGATGGTTCTTTTCTTGAATATGTTGGAGAGGCCTGTCCCTGTGGAAGGCCAACCAACTGATCCAGAGCTAAGGAAATCATGGGGATGGTGGAAGGTGAAAAAGTGGACAGTCCATATATTAAATCGACTTTACACCCGGTAAATTGATACCCTTATGCTTATTTGGTTCTGACCAATTATGGCTTGCTTCTAGCATTGATCtcaccttttttgtttttttccagGTTTGGAGATTTAAAACTTCAAAACCCAGACAACAAAGCTTTTGCTCAAATGTTTCAGAAGGGTTATGCGGGGAAAATTTTGGAGTGTCACCTTAATCTATTGAATGTTATACGTGCTGGTGGTTACTTGCCGGATAGGGTGATCAACCTCATTTTGCAATACCTGAGCAATAGGTTTGTGCAACTACTTTGTTTACGAATGTCACATATACTAATCTGTAAATACTTCCTGAATTATTTCCTTCGGAAAATCTGTTTATACGTAGTAGGCAAAGCATGGACTTGAGTTTTAGTAAGTTGAGAAGACTTCTTggatttttctttttgttgtgaGTTGTATCGATAGCTTTACAATACTGCAATTTTGTTTAGTGGATTAAAGTTGGATGCTCTAATGTGGATTTAATGAGACAAAAAGTAAGGTACTTTGATAGAGTACTGCTCATTTGTAATTGAGAAAAGACTTTTCGTTTTAGGCTTCTAGTGGTGACCAGAGAGTGAGTGCTTGATCAGTGACAACGCAGCTTGAAATGGGTAAAACATTATAAAGGACTTCGGTCCTCATTTCTCTCTCTCAATGACCCATGAAGAGGTAGTAGGCCTATGCAGAAATACTGTAGATTAATAGCATAGAAGTGGGTTCTTGCCGAGAAATTAACAGATTTTGGACACCTCAGTTTTGAGTGAGATTGTTCAATATGATGTGTCTTGCAGTTTTTTGAGTGGAAGATGAACATGAATCTCGGTCTTCTGTGAAGAAAAATGACTGGACTTGAGGCCTTACTTTTTAGATAGTGACGGTGTTATCAAAAgcaaaaagcgcaaaaaagctctaaggtccgctgaggctttaagcgcaaagcgcaaataaagcgtgggctttaatgaaaaaaggcgcaatggtgcaaaaataaaattatattcaTGTTTTGCCCAAGACTAAttataataagcatgaataacaaatatatggacaaacaaATTGTAGAAACATAATGATAAAGTGAAATAACTATTATCAtctcttcaagagaggctcacTGGCAAGGAAAgatatgtcttagagccttgatgatgacactgaagcgcacataaagcgaggcgaagcgctcaacgtgttttgagcctcgcttcagggcttaagcgcgctttaagcgcgcctttgacaacactggatAGTGATAATCTTTTCTACAGGTCCTCTAGATGCTTTACTTCCTCTGCTACTTTGCTTTGTTTCTCTAGGTTGCTTCTATCGGTAGGTTTCTAATAAGCCGTAGTGAGTGATATTAGGCCCTGGTTTTGATTTCAACTGCTGATTAATGATGTTAACTTTTTCTGCCTCTCTATTTTGTCTATATCAGGCACTATTAGCCGAATCTCTTTCCTTCTCCAAGTTTGTAGATAACGGTTTGGTAACTGAAATGCACTCTATTATTTCTACATCTTTCTGGATACTTAGTTACTTTACTTTGTACTGTACAGTATCTCAAAGAGCAACATGTATAGCTTGTTGCAACCCAGACTTGATGTTGTTCTTTTCGAGATCATCTTTCCGCTTATGTGCTTCAGTGATAATGATCAAAAGCTTTGGGAGGAGGATCCTCATGAATATGTGAGGAAGGGTTATGGTAATTGATATGTCATTCACTATTACGTATATTGCTGTCCTTCCACTCAGCTGAGTTCTCAGCAATTTAAGATTAACATTCCTCTTTATAATTCTGCAGATATAATTGAGGATTTATATAGTCCCAGAACTGCTGCAATGGATTTTGTGAGCGAGTTAGTAAGAAAGCGTGGTAAAGAGAACCTTCAAAAATTTATACTCTTCATTGTTGAGATTTTTAAGAGGTATCTTTCAACGTTAATTCACATGGTGTCACTCATGTTAAGCTCGTTTTATATAACAAAATTCTTGAGTGCGTgttttgtattttattttcttagATATGAGGAGGCAGCCCCAGAATACAAGCCCTATAGGCAGAAAGATGGCGCTCTTCTTGCAATAGGAGCTCTATGCGATAAATTGAAACAAACTGAACCATACAAATCAGAGCTTGAACGTATGCTTGTGCAACATGTTTTCCCTGAATTTAGCAGTCCTGTGGGTCATCTTCGAGCCAAGGTGTGTTGGACTGTGTATTTGGTCTTTCTTAATTTGCATTTTATATGCTCAGCTAATGACTATTAGTTTATTCTGTCTAATGatttcctttgggttttctttcAGAGGATTAATGAGGCAAAATACTGATAACATACTTTTTTTTGTTCACCTTTCCTCTTATCATCGGAAGAATTTTAATTCTATTAAGTGATATTTTGTATGTAGTAGCGGCAAATATCAACACTTTGTACCTTTAATTTGAAATTGCTATTTCAAGAAGCTTCCTGGCTCGTTGAACTCTTGTAGATTTTCAATCCAGTCTAAATACCCCAAAGGCTGTTTGTTTTGATATTGTTAAAGCCATATGTTCTCACTAATCTTTTACCAATAACTGGAGGAAGATTGCTTGCTAACTCATTCCTCGTTTCTGAAAATAAGTTGTGTCTTTCCTGTGCAAGTGGAGGTTTCTTCTTTTCTGTTAGATCCTTACCAATTCTTCAGCAATCTTCAAATACTGCATCCATTCACTTCTTTATTCCTGTTGGTTTTATTGATAGTTATTGTTGCAAAGAACAATGTTTTCCTATTATGGGGGAGCATATAGAGCAATCTGTCGGTGcctctttgttttattttttaattttttcttcctGTTTTCATAACTTCGGATCTTCAAAATTAATCTGATGTAGCATCATCATTGCCAATGTTTTATCTTTCTATCGCTGCAGGCAGCATGGGTTGCAGGACAGTATGCCCATGTTAACTTTTCAGATCCAAACAACTTCCGCAAGGCATTACACAGTGTTGTGACTGGAATGCGTGATCCTGACCTACCTGTTCGCGTTGATTCTGTTTTCGCTTTACGTTCATTTGTTGAAGCCTGTAGAGGTAAACATATACTTGACATTTTGGTATCTTCATATACATTAATCCTGCTTACACTTCTCATTTTTGTTTGTACCTGCAGATTTGAATGAAATCCGGCCCATTCTTCCGCAATTACTTGATGGTACTTGGAAGATTCTTTGCCATTTATATTGCTAATGAGCATCAACTGATGATATTTTTGTTTAACAATCCTTTTCATATCAATTGCGTTCAGAATTTTTCAAACTTATGAATGAAGTCGAGAATGAAGATCTTGTGTTTACGCTTGAGACTATCGTGGACAAGTTTGGTGAGGAGATGGCTCCTTATGCTCTTGGGTTATGCCAGAATTTGGTGAGAATATTTGTTATTAGAGCGCTTTTGAATGCATAGAATATCTGCTTCACCAAAATCTAATGAGTTGCTTTTTAGGCTGCTGCATTTTGGAAATGCATTAACATGGCTGAAGCAGAGGAAGAAGCCGATGATCCTGGAGCTCTTGCTGCTGTTGGCTGTTTACGAGCCATAAGCACAATACTTGAGTCAGTGAGCCGGCTTCCACACCTTTTCATTCACATTGAGCCAACACTCCTGCCAATAATGCGTAGGATGTTGACTACGGATGGACAAGGTGCTTTTTCTTTTTGATTGTTAAAAGATATTTTATTGAGACAAGGTGCTTTAATTCTTCACCTATCCAAATAAGGGTGCTTTATTCTTCTGTTAGCTTGTTACCTTTTGTTAGTAAGACAATCATTTAGTTGAAGTTCGCAGTTTCTCAACCCATGTGGTATCAAATTGAGTGACACTTCTACATGGTATAAACTATAATGGACCCAGTCCATCTGTCTTGAAATACATTGCTGTATTATCCAATTCTCATTATCCAAACTTCATACTTTCTTGTGGAAGGAAAAGAAATGTAATGTAAAATATAGGCAAGGAAAACAGAGGAGAAAGTGTAAGGAGTTCATTCATCCTTTGTTTGAGGAAGGCAAAGAGTCGTTGAGATGTGATATGCTTTTCTGCTGTTGTTAATTAGGCGATAGACCAAGATAAGAGCCATATTGTTCCTTTTGTTTTTTCAAACTTCTTTCCTCTTCTTCTGTACTACAAAGAAGAAAAAGCAAAGGGGGTTTCCTTTCATGCAGTTTGCCTAGAAAACATTTTTGAAGTGTTAAGCTGCAGAAAGACTGGGTGGATCATTTTAAAGTAATTCGTCAGTCTGATTAGCGATCTAATGTTTGGTAAAAGCTCCTAGTTCCTTCGTGAAGGATGGAATATGACAGGTGAACTTCTTGTG includes these proteins:
- the LOC132611138 gene encoding importin beta-like SAD2, producing MDHQNLAVILRAALSPNPDERKAAELSLNQFQHTPQHLVRLLQIIVDGSCDMAVRQVASIHFKNFVAKNWCPHDPAEQSKIMPSDKELVRQNILIFIAQVPSLLRVQLGECLKTMIHADYPEQWPTLLPWVKHNLQDQQVYGALFVLRILSRKYEFKSDEERTPVYHVVEETFPSLLNIFNRLVQITNPSIEVADLIKLICKIFWSSIYLEIPKQLFDPSVFNAWMVLFLNMLERPVPVEGQPTDPELRKSWGWWKVKKWTVHILNRLYTRFGDLKLQNPDNKAFAQMFQKGYAGKILECHLNLLNVIRAGGYLPDRVINLILQYLSNSISKSNMYSLLQPRLDVVLFEIIFPLMCFSDNDQKLWEEDPHEYVRKGYDIIEDLYSPRTAAMDFVSELVRKRGKENLQKFILFIVEIFKRYEEAAPEYKPYRQKDGALLAIGALCDKLKQTEPYKSELERMLVQHVFPEFSSPVGHLRAKAAWVAGQYAHVNFSDPNNFRKALHSVVTGMRDPDLPVRVDSVFALRSFVEACRDLNEIRPILPQLLDEFFKLMNEVENEDLVFTLETIVDKFGEEMAPYALGLCQNLAAAFWKCINMAEAEEEADDPGALAAVGCLRAISTILESVSRLPHLFIHIEPTLLPIMRRMLTTDGQEVFEEVLEIVSYMTFFSPTISMEMWSLWPLMMEALADWAIDFFPNILVPLDNYISRSTAHFLTCKDPDYQQSLWNMISSVMGDKNLEDSDIEPAPKLIQVVFQHCKGQVDHWVEPYIRITIERLRRADKPYLKCLLVQVIADALYYNAPLTLNILQKLGIATEVFNLWFQMLGQTKKSGARVNFKREHDKKVCCLGLTSLLPLPVDQLPGEALERVFKATLDLLVAYKDQVAEAAKEDEAEDDDDMNGLQSDEDDDEEGSDKEMGDDAEEGDEAESIRLQKLAAQAKAFRSHDEDDDDDSDDDFSDDDEELQSPLDDVDPFIFFVETIKAMQASDPLRFQSLTQTLDFRYQALANGVAQHAEQRRVEIEKEKVEKASATVAS